One Cyprinus carpio isolate SPL01 chromosome B25, ASM1834038v1, whole genome shotgun sequence genomic region harbors:
- the LOC109059247 gene encoding ras association domain-containing protein 8-like, whose translation MELKVWVDGVQRVVCGVTESTTCQEVVIALAQAIGRTGRYTLIEKWRDTERHLVPHESPVASLNTWGQYAGDVQFILHRTGPSLNEYPSTEGLNPRGPERGLHRQSLPLMAKLRAPGDRSLCRREPRRKSLTFTGVPRSLRDILSGGRLSDSSAKQREVLVRSAHNSPSMSPRLSGHRVKDLTQLVRLQRETLSVLDTRIEAYEAELRMLTEKRVGLEDDKLYVKMTEEVSSLEKQVRRNKVEIEEEEFWATELEIERESERQLQEHLQELSSRLRGCEADLEQRLMSLQGVEAGIEAQKQHKEIRESQQASEGEVKARLQRVKSELKAQAQHTGQLENSSRAVERSLTESCKRLQESQYELEQLTKELRQVNLQQFIQQTGTKVTVLPVEPGDDDSSNTTDDKDFAALTGSLKRPGLSHPEVGGIRVLHSPIFSGLNPEGIYV comes from the exons ATGGAGCTGAAGGTGTGGGTCGATGGAGTTCAGCGCGTGGTCTGTGGGGTCACAGAGTCCACCACCTGCCAGGAAGTGGTCATCGCTCTGGCTCAAGCAATTG GTCGCACAGGACGGTATACATTGATTGAAAAATGGAGGGACACCGAGCGACATCTCGTTCCTCACGAGAGTCCAGTGGCATCTCTGAACACTTGGGGGCAGTATGCCGGTGACGTGCAGTTTATCCTACACCGCACTGGTCCATCTCTCAATGAGTACCCCTCAACCGAAGGTCTGAATCCTCGGGGCCCAGAGCGTGGCTTGCATCGGCAGAGCCTTCCATTGATGGCCAAGCTGCGAGCTCCGGGTGACCGTTCCCTCTGTCGGCGCGAGCCACGGCGCAAATCTCTGACCTTCACCGGTGTGCCCCGCAGTCTGAGGGACATCCTTAGTGGAGGAAGGCTCAGTGACAGTAGTGCCAAACAACGAGAGGTTTTAGTGAGAAGTGCTCACAATTCACCATCAATGTCCCCTCGGTTATCAGGCCACCGCGTGAAGGATCTTACCCAACTGGTGAGACTGCAGAGGGAGACTCTTTCGGTTCTGGACACCAGGATAGAGGCCTACGAGGCAGAGCTTCGAATGTTGACTGAGAAAAGAGTTGGACTAGAGGACGACAAACTGTATGTGAAGATGACAGAGGAAGTTTCAAGTTTGGAAAAGCAGGTGCGAAGGAACAAGGTGGAGATTGAGGAAGAGGAATTTTGGGCAACTGAGCTCGAGATTGAACGGGAGAGCGAGAGGCAGCTGCAGGAGCACCTCCAGGAGTTGAGCAGTCGGTTGCGCGGCTGTGAGGCGGATCTGGAACAGCGGCTGATGTCTCTGCAGGGTGTAGAGGCAGGCATAGAGGCTCAAAAGCAACATAAGGAGATCAGAGAGAGCCAGCAGGCCAGTGAGGGGGAAGTGAAGGCTAGACTTCAGAGAGTGAAATCAGAACTCAAGGCTCAAGCTCAACACACGGGCCAGCTTGAAAACAGCTCAAGAGCAGTGGAGCGCTCACTGACTGAGTCATGCAAGAGACTGCAG GAGAGTCAGTATGAACTGGAGCAGCTTACCAAAGAGTTGAGGCAGGTAAACCTACAGCAGTTCATACAACAAACAGGCACCAAAGTCACTGTTCTGCCCGTGGAGCCTGGCGATGATGACTCCAGCAACACAACAGATGATAAAG ACTTTGCTGCATTAACTGGCTCATTAAAACGACCGGGTTTATCTCATCCAGAGGTTGGCGGCATCCGTGTACTCCATAGTCCGATCTTCTCAGGTTTAAATCCTGAGGGCATCTATGTCTAA